From the Malaclemys terrapin pileata isolate rMalTer1 chromosome 13, rMalTer1.hap1, whole genome shotgun sequence genome, one window contains:
- the LOC128847220 gene encoding olfactory receptor 14A16-like — protein sequence MSNRTTVTEFLLLGFSDVRELQILHFVGFLVIYLAALMGNLLIFMSIAFDHHLHTPMYFFLMNLSILDLGSISVTIPKSMANSLMNTRSISYAGCVAQVFFLFFLVGADFSLLTVMAYDRYIAICKPLHYETIMKSRTCVEMAASAWISGLLYSVLHTGNTFALTFCGSNMVDQFFCEIPQLLKLSCSDSYLSEVGVLAFSVCLVLGCFVFIIVSYVQIFKSVLRIPSEQGRHKTFSTCLPHLTVVSLFVCTGIFAYLKPTSSSPSAMELVVGVLYSVLPQIMNPIVYSIRNKEMKAALRRLTGCR from the coding sequence atgtccaaccgaaccaccgtgaccgagttccttctcctgggattctctgatgttcgggagctgcagattttgcactttgtgGGGTTTCTAGTGATCTACCTGGCAGCCCTGATGGGGAATCTTCTTATCTTCATGTCCATAGCCTTCGACCACCACCTTCACactcccatgtacttcttcctgatgaatttGTCCATCCTAGACcttggctccatctctgtcaccatccccaaatccatggccaacTCCCTCATGAACACCAGGTCCATTTCCTATGCTGGATGTGTTGCCCAagtctttttcctcttcttcttgGTGGGAGCAGATTTTTCCCTTCTCACCGTCATGGCATACGACCGATATATCGCAATCTGtaaaccactgcactatgagacAATAATGAAGAGCAGAACTTGTGTTGAAATGGCAGCTAGTGCCTGGATCAGTGGGCTTCTCTACTCTGTGCTACACACCGGGAACACGTTTGCATTGACCTTCTGTGGCAGCaacatggtggatcagttcttctgtgaaatcccccagctacTGAAGCTCTCCTGCTCTGACTCCTATCTGAGTGAAGTTGGGGTTCTTGCATTTAGTGTGTGTTTAGTCTTAGGCTGCTTTGTTTTTATCattgtgtcatatgttcagatcttcaaatcagtgctcagaatcccctctgagcagggacggcataaaaccttctccacctgccttcctcacctcactGTGGTCTCCTTGTTTGTTTGCACTGGCATTTTTGCCTAtctgaaacccacctccagctccccatCTGCTATGGAACTTGTGGTGGGTGTTCTCTATTCCGTATTGCCACAAATCATGAATCCAATTGTCTACAGCATTAGGAACAAGGAGATGAAAGCTGCCCTGAGGAGATTGACTGGGTGTAGGTAA